Proteins encoded in a region of the Flavobacterium sp. PMTSA4 genome:
- a CDS encoding PorP/SprF family type IX secretion system membrane protein, with protein sequence MNLRKFYLVILVFITQISFSQEGLPVYSDYLSDNYYLLHPSMAGAASCTKVRLTARQQWFGVEDAPALQTISINGSLGERSGGGVIVFNDRNGYHSQKGIKFTYAHHLMFSRDNIDLNQLSFGMSAGFVQSQLDETDFLINNPAYDPIINGTIVQSASYFNVDIGASYNFLDFYVHATVKNALASDRKLYTDREPVNLRRFILNSGYTFGDEDRILWEPSFMFQLVTQTQEKTVDLNIKAYKSLDFGMLWGGISYRRSLDGAQFVEGQSVSDQKLQYITPIIGVNFKSYMLSYTYSQLLGNVKFDNAGFHQLTLGVNLFCKPEKYHCNCPAIN encoded by the coding sequence ATGAATTTAAGAAAATTTTATTTAGTAATTTTAGTTTTTATAACCCAAATCTCTTTTTCACAAGAAGGTCTACCGGTTTATTCAGATTATCTTTCAGATAATTATTACCTACTACATCCATCAATGGCTGGTGCAGCAAGTTGTACCAAAGTTAGATTAACAGCAAGACAGCAATGGTTTGGAGTAGAAGATGCGCCTGCATTACAAACAATAAGTATAAATGGATCATTAGGAGAGAGATCTGGTGGAGGAGTAATAGTATTTAATGATCGTAATGGTTATCATTCTCAAAAAGGGATAAAGTTCACTTATGCACACCATTTGATGTTTTCTAGGGATAATATTGATTTAAATCAATTATCATTTGGTATGAGTGCTGGTTTTGTTCAAAGTCAACTAGATGAAACAGATTTTTTAATTAATAATCCAGCATATGATCCAATAATTAATGGAACTATTGTTCAAAGCGCATCATATTTTAATGTTGATATAGGAGCATCATATAATTTTCTTGATTTCTATGTACATGCAACAGTTAAAAATGCTTTGGCAAGTGATAGAAAATTATACACTGATAGAGAACCAGTTAATTTAAGAAGATTCATTTTGAATTCAGGTTATACTTTTGGAGATGAAGACAGAATTTTATGGGAACCATCTTTTATGTTTCAATTAGTAACTCAAACACAAGAAAAAACAGTTGATTTGAATATAAAAGCATATAAAAGTTTAGATTTTGGTATGCTTTGGGGTGGAATTTCATATAGAAGAAGTTTAGATGGCGCTCAATTTGTTGAAGGGCAGAGTGTTTCAGATCAAAAATTGCAATATATTACTCCAATTATTGGAGTAAATTTTAAAAGTTATATGTTATCATATACTTACTCACAATTGTTAGGAAATGTGAAGTTTGACAATGCTGGTTTTCATCAGTTAACATTAGGAGTTAATTTATTCTGTAAACCAGAGAAGTATCACTGTAATTGTCCTGCTATTAATTAA
- a CDS encoding gamma carbonic anhydrase family protein translates to MIIKSVNGKSPLIPEDCYVAENATIVGDVIFGHSCSVWFNAVIRGDVHFIKIGNKVNIQDGAVIHCTYQKHPTEIGNNVSIGHNAIVHGCKIHDNVLIGMGAIVMDNCIIESNSIIAAGAVLTQNTIVESGSIYAGVPAKKVKEINQSDFAGEIERISNNYVMYSGWFKDDEK, encoded by the coding sequence ATGATAATAAAATCTGTCAATGGAAAATCTCCTCTAATACCTGAGGATTGTTATGTAGCAGAAAACGCTACTATTGTTGGGGATGTAATTTTTGGTCATTCATGTAGTGTTTGGTTTAATGCAGTAATTCGTGGTGATGTTCATTTCATTAAAATAGGGAATAAAGTAAATATTCAAGATGGTGCTGTAATACATTGTACTTATCAAAAGCATCCTACAGAAATAGGTAATAATGTTTCAATAGGACATAATGCTATAGTTCATGGATGTAAAATTCATGATAATGTTTTGATTGGAATGGGAGCAATTGTCATGGATAATTGTATTATAGAAAGTAATTCTATTATTGCTGCTGGAGCTGTTCTTACTCAAAATACAATTGTAGAATCAGGAAGTATATACGCTGGAGTTCCAGCAAAAAAAGTTAAAGAAATAAATCAATCAGACTTTGCTGGAGAAATTGAACGCATTTCAAATAATTATGTGATGTATTCGGGTTGGTTTAAGGATGATGAAAAATAA
- a CDS encoding OmpH family outer membrane protein: MKRLKSLLIAGVLFFGTMQTMNAQAKTAHVDVNEIISKMPAMLDAQKQLEKLSATYDAEYKTMAEEYQNKIKKYDQEASTVTDAVNQTRQTEVQDLVKRITDYRTNAQKELEKKESDLVKPLMDKIRASITKVGKAKGYQYVLNVADLLLADGPDLTADVKKDLGF, from the coding sequence ATGAAAAGATTGAAATCATTACTAATAGCTGGAGTTTTATTTTTTGGAACTATGCAAACGATGAATGCACAAGCTAAAACTGCACATGTTGATGTAAATGAAATTATTTCAAAAATGCCAGCGATGTTAGATGCTCAAAAACAATTAGAAAAATTGAGTGCAACTTATGATGCTGAATACAAAACAATGGCAGAAGAATACCAAAATAAAATAAAAAAATACGACCAAGAAGCTTCAACTGTAACTGATGCCGTTAATCAAACTCGTCAAACAGAAGTTCAAGACTTAGTAAAAAGAATTACTGATTACAGAACTAATGCTCAAAAAGAATTAGAGAAAAAAGAATCTGATTTAGTAAAACCTTTAATGGATAAAATTAGAGCTTCAATTACTAAAGTAGGTAAAGCAAAAGGTTATCAATATGTATTAAATGTTGCTGACTTATTACTAGCCGATGGGCCAGATTTAACAGCTGATGTTAAAAAAGATTTAGGGTTTTAA
- the murI gene encoding glutamate racemase yields the protein MTNNNPIGLFDSGIGGTSIWKEINELLPNENTIYLADSKNAPYGQKSKDEIIALSIKNTEFLLNMNCKIIVVACNTATTNAIKELRAKYDVPFIGIEPAIKPAALKSETHTIGILATKGTLSSDLFHQTAEKFHETKIIEQIGFGLVPLIENGDINSKEMNDLLKTYLNPMIEANIDYLVLGCSHYPYLIPQIKKILPKNIKIIDSGEAVARQTKNILQEKNKLKLDDKLGEVIFYTNSNPKVLQSILNGNYTILQKKF from the coding sequence ATGACAAATAATAACCCTATTGGTCTTTTTGATTCAGGAATTGGAGGAACATCTATTTGGAAAGAAATTAATGAATTACTTCCGAATGAGAATACTATTTATTTAGCTGACAGCAAAAATGCACCATATGGGCAAAAATCAAAAGATGAGATAATCGCATTAAGTATTAAAAACACGGAATTTTTGCTTAATATGAATTGTAAAATAATTGTTGTTGCCTGTAACACTGCAACAACAAATGCAATTAAAGAATTAAGAGCAAAATATGATGTGCCTTTTATAGGAATTGAACCTGCAATCAAACCCGCTGCTTTAAAATCAGAAACACATACTATTGGTATTCTTGCTACTAAAGGAACTTTAAGTAGCGACCTTTTTCATCAAACTGCAGAGAAATTTCATGAAACAAAAATTATTGAGCAAATTGGATTTGGATTAGTGCCTTTAATTGAAAATGGAGACATCAATTCCAAAGAAATGAATGATTTACTCAAAACATATTTAAACCCGATGATAGAAGCTAATATTGACTATTTAGTACTCGGCTGTAGTCACTATCCTTATTTAATTCCTCAAATAAAAAAAATACTTCCAAAAAATATTAAAATTATTGATTCAGGCGAAGCAGTTGCCAGACAAACAAAAAATATTTTACAAGAAAAAAATAAATTGAAACTTGATGATAAACTTGGTGAAGTTATTTTTTATACAAATTCAAATCCAAAAGTTTTGCAATCAATATTGAATGGAAACTATACTATTCTTCAAAAAAAATTTTAA
- a CDS encoding OmpH family outer membrane protein has protein sequence MKKYIASIIILIFTIQLNAQSRGVKIGYIDMEYILQNVNDYSEAKNQLEQKAQKWKQDIEAKKVEIAKLKDALKTEKALLTKELIEEREEEIAFQEQELLDFQQKRFGPNGDLITQKAVLVKPIQDQVFTAVQDIAEQQKYDFIFDKSSDLTMLFANKRYDISDRVLRTLNRAEKRQQMSNKQLKDLEKKEALEDMEDENPAIAERRKKLEEKKAARDKLIEDRKAAAEAKKLEQQEKRDAAAAEREAKKNGTVNADDKISGEKTTEKDSTTTSAKEDKAAERARILAERKKALEDKKKKILEEREAAKKAKEEKKNEPKTE, from the coding sequence ATGAAAAAATATATTGCATCCATAATTATTCTGATTTTTACTATTCAACTGAATGCTCAAAGCAGAGGTGTAAAAATTGGTTATATTGATATGGAATACATACTTCAAAATGTAAATGATTACTCTGAAGCCAAAAATCAATTAGAGCAAAAAGCTCAAAAATGGAAGCAAGATATAGAAGCCAAAAAAGTTGAAATTGCAAAGCTTAAAGATGCATTAAAAACTGAAAAAGCTTTATTAACTAAAGAATTAATTGAAGAAAGAGAAGAAGAAATTGCTTTTCAAGAACAAGAATTATTAGATTTTCAACAAAAAAGATTTGGACCAAATGGAGATTTAATTACACAAAAAGCAGTTTTAGTAAAACCAATACAAGACCAAGTTTTTACTGCTGTTCAAGATATTGCAGAACAACAGAAATATGATTTCATTTTTGATAAATCTTCCGATTTGACTATGCTTTTTGCAAATAAACGTTATGATATTAGTGATAGAGTTTTAAGAACTTTAAACAGAGCTGAAAAAAGACAACAAATGTCTAATAAACAGTTGAAAGATCTTGAAAAGAAAGAAGCTCTTGAAGATATGGAAGATGAAAATCCAGCTATTGCAGAAAGAAGAAAAAAATTAGAAGAAAAAAAAGCTGCACGTGATAAACTAATTGAAGATAGAAAAGCTGCGGCTGAAGCAAAAAAACTAGAACAACAAGAAAAACGTGATGCTGCTGCCGCTGAAAGAGAAGCGAAAAAAAATGGCACGGTTAATGCAGATGATAAAATATCAGGAGAAAAAACAACTGAAAAAGATTCAACTACTACTTCAGCAAAAGAAGACAAAGCTGCCGAAAGAGCGAGAATTTTAGCTGAAAGAAAAAAAGCATTAGAAGATAAAAAGAAAAAAATATTAGAAGAAAGAGAAGCTGCCAAAAAAGCTAAAGAAGAAAAAAAGAACGAACCTAAAACAGAATAA